The Maniola hyperantus chromosome 9, iAphHyp1.2, whole genome shotgun sequence genome includes a region encoding these proteins:
- the ND-49 gene encoding NADH-ubiquinone oxidoreductase 49 kDa subunit isoform X1, producing the protein MASLVNVLLRKSPNFGSSKTLLFNLPAINNVNSKRNAHRWMPDTDFVKQFEGAVMFPEGVTALMKHPPYNSIVAPGEKHVRNMIINFGPQHPAAHGVLRLVLELDGETVRGADPHIGLLHRGTEKLIEYKTYTQALPYFDRLDYVSMMCNEQCYSLAVEKLLNIDIPLRAKYIRTLFAEITRILNHIMAVGTHALDVGALTPFFWLFEEREKMMEFYERVSGARMHAAYIRPGGVALDMPLGLMDDIYDFSSKYSERLDELEDVLTTNRIWVQRTKDIGVVTAQDALNYGFSGVMLRGSGIKWDLRKSQPYDAYHLVDFDVPIGTNGDCYDRYLIRVEEMRQSLRIIEQCLNQMPAGEVKTDDAKLTPPSREEMKTSMEALIHHFKLFTQGYQVPPGATYTAVEAPKGEFGIYLVSDGGSKPYRCKIKAPGFAHLAALEKIGKNSMLADIVAIIGTLDVVFGEIDR; encoded by the exons ATGGCTTCGTTGGTAAATGTTTTGCTGCGAAAATCTCCAAATTTCGGGTcttccaagaccctattatttaatttaccaGCAATTAATAATGTGAA TTCTAAACGCAATGCCCATCGATGGATGCCCGACACGGACTTTGTGAAACAATTCGAGGGGGCTGTCATGTTTCCGGAAGGTGTAACTGCCTTAATGAAGCACCCACCATATaaca GCATAGTGGCGCCAGGTGAAAAGCATGTCCGTAACATGATCATCAACTTTGGGCCTCAGCATCCTGCCGCTCACGGTGTGCTCCGACTTGTGCTTGAACTGGATGGTGAG ACTGTCCGCGGCGCCGACCCTCATATAGGCCTCCTACATAGAGGCACAGAGAAGCTGATAGAATACAAGACCTACACTCAAGCATTACCATACTTCGACCGCCTGGACTATGTGTCCATGATGTGCAATGAACAGTGCTACAGCTTGGCTGTAGAGAAACTCCTGAACATCGATATACCTCTCCGTGCTAAATACATTCGga CCTTGTTTGCAGAGATAACCCGTATCCTCAATCACATAATGGCAGTGGGAACCCACGCGTTAGACGTGGGTGCTCTAACGCCGTTCTTCTGGCTGTTCGAGGAGCGCGAGAAGATGATGGAGTTCTATGAGAGAGTCAGCGGAGCCAGAATGCACGCCGCTTACATACGCCCCGGCGGAGTGGCCTTG GACATGCCGCTCGGTTTAATGGATGACATCTACGATTTCTCGAGCAAGTACAGCGAGCGGCTTGACGAGCTGGAGGATGTTCTAACTACCAACCGCATCTGGGTGCAACGTACGAAAGACATCGGCGTGGTCACCGCTCAGGACGCGCTCAACTATGGCTTCAG CGGTGTAATGCTGCGCGGCTCGGGCATTAAGTGGGACCTGCGCAAGAGCCAGCCCTACGACGCGTACCACCTCGTGGACTTCGACGTGCCCATCGGCACCAACGGAGACTGCTACGACAG ATATCTAATCCGAGTGGAGGAGATGCGTCAATCGTTACGCATTATAGAGCAGTGCCTCAACCAGATGCCTGCCGGAGAGGTCAAGACAGATGACGCCAAGTTGACTCCCCCGTCCCGTGAGGAAATGAAG ACGTCGATGGAGGCGCTGATCCACCACTTCAAGCTGTTCACGCAGGGCTACCAGGTGCCGCCGGGCGCTACCTACACCGCCGTGGAGGCGCCCAAGGGGGAGTTCGGCATCTACCTCGTCTCCGACGGCGGCTCTAAGCCCTACAG ATGCAAAATCAAGGCACCCGGCTTCGCTCACCTGGCTGCTCTAGAGAAAATCGGCAAAAACTCCATGTTGGCCGACATCGTCGCCATCATCGGCACGCTCGACGTCGTCTTCGGCGAAATAGaccgataa
- the ND-49 gene encoding NADH dehydrogenase [ubiquinone] iron-sulfur protein 2, mitochondrial isoform X2, whose translation MIINFGPQHPAAHGVLRLVLELDGETVRGADPHIGLLHRGTEKLIEYKTYTQALPYFDRLDYVSMMCNEQCYSLAVEKLLNIDIPLRAKYIRTLFAEITRILNHIMAVGTHALDVGALTPFFWLFEEREKMMEFYERVSGARMHAAYIRPGGVALDMPLGLMDDIYDFSSKYSERLDELEDVLTTNRIWVQRTKDIGVVTAQDALNYGFSGVMLRGSGIKWDLRKSQPYDAYHLVDFDVPIGTNGDCYDRYLIRVEEMRQSLRIIEQCLNQMPAGEVKTDDAKLTPPSREEMKTSMEALIHHFKLFTQGYQVPPGATYTAVEAPKGEFGIYLVSDGGSKPYRCKIKAPGFAHLAALEKIGKNSMLADIVAIIGTLDVVFGEIDR comes from the exons ATGATCATCAACTTTGGGCCTCAGCATCCTGCCGCTCACGGTGTGCTCCGACTTGTGCTTGAACTGGATGGTGAG ACTGTCCGCGGCGCCGACCCTCATATAGGCCTCCTACATAGAGGCACAGAGAAGCTGATAGAATACAAGACCTACACTCAAGCATTACCATACTTCGACCGCCTGGACTATGTGTCCATGATGTGCAATGAACAGTGCTACAGCTTGGCTGTAGAGAAACTCCTGAACATCGATATACCTCTCCGTGCTAAATACATTCGga CCTTGTTTGCAGAGATAACCCGTATCCTCAATCACATAATGGCAGTGGGAACCCACGCGTTAGACGTGGGTGCTCTAACGCCGTTCTTCTGGCTGTTCGAGGAGCGCGAGAAGATGATGGAGTTCTATGAGAGAGTCAGCGGAGCCAGAATGCACGCCGCTTACATACGCCCCGGCGGAGTGGCCTTG GACATGCCGCTCGGTTTAATGGATGACATCTACGATTTCTCGAGCAAGTACAGCGAGCGGCTTGACGAGCTGGAGGATGTTCTAACTACCAACCGCATCTGGGTGCAACGTACGAAAGACATCGGCGTGGTCACCGCTCAGGACGCGCTCAACTATGGCTTCAG CGGTGTAATGCTGCGCGGCTCGGGCATTAAGTGGGACCTGCGCAAGAGCCAGCCCTACGACGCGTACCACCTCGTGGACTTCGACGTGCCCATCGGCACCAACGGAGACTGCTACGACAG ATATCTAATCCGAGTGGAGGAGATGCGTCAATCGTTACGCATTATAGAGCAGTGCCTCAACCAGATGCCTGCCGGAGAGGTCAAGACAGATGACGCCAAGTTGACTCCCCCGTCCCGTGAGGAAATGAAG ACGTCGATGGAGGCGCTGATCCACCACTTCAAGCTGTTCACGCAGGGCTACCAGGTGCCGCCGGGCGCTACCTACACCGCCGTGGAGGCGCCCAAGGGGGAGTTCGGCATCTACCTCGTCTCCGACGGCGGCTCTAAGCCCTACAG ATGCAAAATCAAGGCACCCGGCTTCGCTCACCTGGCTGCTCTAGAGAAAATCGGCAAAAACTCCATGTTGGCCGACATCGTCGCCATCATCGGCACGCTCGACGTCGTCTTCGGCGAAATAGaccgataa